One part of the Marinobacterium rhizophilum genome encodes these proteins:
- a CDS encoding ABC transporter substrate-binding protein, whose protein sequence is MIKLRLILVGASMLAAASAFASDGVLDIVAPWEVGSTDPAKAGYVYTRLQIGETLVEVNDQGKLRPGLAESWTLADDQLSWRFTLRQNVHFHDGSLLGAEAVARALQRAHAKPGMLAVAPVEGIEAQGNQVVVRLASPFAPLPALLAHSSTQILAPASYNEAGEATQVIGTGPYRVEQLQMPQKLTATVFNHYWGEAPAIAKLSYLAAGRGETRALMAQSGDADIVFTLDPASQARLQRDSRLDVHGVAISRTLSLKLNAGHPFLADPQARQALSLALDRRGMAAALLRTPDAAASQLFPPAMGDWHLQDLSASERDLDQARALLAGLGWQADDKGMLSRNGEPFTLTLTTFADRPELPLLATAIQAQLHELGIELVVNVSNASEIPAGHRDGSLQLALVARNFALVPDPLGTLLQDFGPQGGDWGAMNWHSARLDEILQQLLREADPQAAVELRQEAALLLHRQLPMIPLAWYQQSAAVSNTVAGFSIDPFERSYRVSDMRWTQ, encoded by the coding sequence ATGATAAAACTGCGTTTAATCCTCGTCGGCGCCAGCATGCTGGCCGCCGCTTCTGCTTTTGCTTCTGACGGTGTACTCGACATCGTGGCTCCCTGGGAGGTCGGCAGTACCGATCCTGCCAAGGCCGGCTATGTGTATACCCGGCTGCAGATTGGCGAAACCCTGGTTGAGGTCAACGATCAGGGCAAACTCCGCCCCGGCCTGGCCGAAAGCTGGACACTGGCGGATGACCAGCTGAGCTGGCGCTTTACCCTGCGCCAGAATGTGCACTTTCACGATGGCAGCCTGCTGGGCGCCGAGGCAGTGGCCAGGGCGTTGCAACGGGCCCATGCCAAGCCGGGCATGCTGGCCGTGGCGCCTGTCGAGGGGATAGAGGCCCAGGGCAACCAGGTGGTGGTGCGCCTGGCCAGTCCCTTTGCGCCGCTACCGGCGCTGCTGGCTCACAGCTCTACCCAGATTCTGGCACCCGCTTCCTACAATGAGGCGGGGGAGGCCACCCAGGTGATTGGCACCGGCCCTTACCGTGTCGAGCAGCTGCAGATGCCACAAAAGCTGACAGCCACCGTTTTTAACCATTACTGGGGCGAGGCGCCTGCTATAGCGAAGCTCAGCTACCTTGCGGCCGGTCGCGGCGAAACCCGGGCCTTGATGGCGCAAAGCGGCGATGCCGATATCGTCTTTACCCTGGACCCGGCCAGCCAGGCACGGCTGCAGCGTGACAGCAGGCTCGATGTACATGGGGTGGCCATTTCCCGCACCCTGTCGCTCAAGCTTAATGCCGGTCATCCCTTTTTGGCCGATCCCCAGGCGCGCCAGGCCCTGAGCCTGGCACTGGATCGCCGTGGCATGGCCGCAGCGTTGCTGCGCACCCCTGATGCGGCGGCCAGTCAGTTGTTTCCGCCGGCAATGGGCGACTGGCACCTGCAAGACCTATCCGCTTCCGAGCGTGATCTGGACCAGGCAAGGGCGTTGTTGGCCGGGCTTGGCTGGCAGGCAGACGACAAGGGCATGCTGAGCCGTAACGGTGAGCCCTTTACCCTGACCCTGACCACGTTCGCCGACCGCCCCGAGCTGCCGCTGCTGGCCACCGCTATCCAGGCGCAGCTGCACGAACTGGGGATTGAACTGGTGGTAAATGTCAGTAACGCCAGTGAAATCCCGGCCGGCCATCGTGATGGCAGCCTGCAGCTGGCCCTGGTGGCACGCAACTTTGCGCTGGTACCTGATCCTCTGGGCACCCTGTTGCAGGACTTCGGTCCCCAGGGCGGCGACTGGGGTGCCATGAACTGGCATTCGGCACGCCTGGACGAGATCCTGCAGCAACTGCTGAGGGAAGCCGATCCTCAGGCTGCGGTCGAGCTGCGCCAGGAAGCGGCCCTTTTGCTGCACAGGCAACTGCCGATGATCCCGCTCGCCTGGTATCAGCAAAGCGCCGCTGTATCCAATACGGTCGCCGGCTTTAGCATCGATCCGTTCGAGCGCAGTTATCGGGTGAGTGACATGAGGTGGACCCAGTGA
- a CDS encoding siderophore-interacting protein, producing the protein MTRPAPRELTLLRKQQITPNMLRLTLGGRGMAGFPDEQASAYVKLVFPAQGEARPVMRTYTVRAQREGEIDIDFVVHQDAGPASRWAQQAQAGDSILVGGPGPKKMLDNSADWFLLIGDMTALPALSVNLEQLPRDARGYAVIEILDQADQQLLDAPDNIDIHWVLNPHPGTSDNSLLDQVQQLPWLEGRPSVWCACEFSSMRRLRDHLRAQPEVERSNLYISSYWKLGVGEEAHKVLKQAAG; encoded by the coding sequence ATGACCCGACCTGCACCGCGCGAACTGACCCTGCTTCGCAAGCAACAGATTACTCCCAACATGCTGCGCCTGACATTGGGTGGTCGCGGCATGGCCGGGTTTCCAGACGAACAGGCCAGTGCCTACGTGAAACTTGTATTCCCAGCGCAGGGTGAAGCTCGTCCGGTGATGCGCACCTATACGGTACGGGCGCAGCGTGAGGGGGAAATTGATATTGATTTCGTGGTTCATCAGGATGCCGGCCCGGCCTCACGCTGGGCACAGCAGGCGCAGGCAGGTGACAGTATCCTGGTGGGCGGCCCCGGCCCCAAAAAGATGTTGGATAACAGTGCTGACTGGTTTCTGCTCATAGGCGACATGACGGCATTGCCGGCCCTTAGTGTGAACCTGGAGCAACTGCCGCGTGACGCCAGGGGCTATGCCGTTATCGAAATCCTGGATCAGGCCGATCAGCAGTTACTGGACGCGCCCGACAATATCGACATCCACTGGGTGCTGAATCCCCATCCCGGAACATCCGACAACAGCTTGCTCGACCAGGTGCAGCAGCTGCCCTGGCTTGAGGGACGCCCGAGCGTCTGGTGTGCCTGCGAGTTTTCCAGCATGCGTCGACTGCGCGATCACCTGCGAGCCCAACCGGAAGTCGAGCGGAGCAACCTGTACATTTCCAGCTACTGGAAGCTTGGGGTGGGCGAAGAAGCACACAAGGTGCTCAAACAGGCAGCGGGCTGA
- a CDS encoding MarR family winged helix-turn-helix transcriptional regulator, translated as MTDSPIGEALHQLLHAYKRAMQQSYQAHGIDFGIGHIRSLKVIRAHQASPESPCTAQQIVARLQRDKAQIARLVKDLLAAELIDRHDNPDDRRSQILRLTPAGEAMLRRIQDAEQHASLRLSRGLSQDDLHSFIRLAKSMTGNLKP; from the coding sequence ATGACAGACAGTCCTATCGGTGAAGCCCTGCATCAGCTGCTCCATGCCTACAAGCGGGCGATGCAGCAGTCCTACCAGGCCCATGGCATTGACTTTGGCATTGGCCATATCCGCTCCCTCAAGGTGATTCGTGCCCACCAGGCATCGCCTGAGTCTCCCTGTACCGCACAGCAGATCGTCGCCCGGCTGCAGCGTGACAAGGCGCAGATTGCGCGCCTGGTGAAGGACCTGCTGGCGGCAGAGCTGATCGACAGGCACGACAACCCCGACGACAGGCGCAGCCAGATCCTGCGCCTGACTCCGGCGGGGGAGGCGATGCTCAGGCGTATCCAGGACGCGGAACAGCATGCGAGCCTGCGCCTGTCCAGGGGCCTGAGTCAGGACGACCTGCACAGCTTTATCCGCCTGGCCAAAAGCATGACCGGCAACCTCAAGCCCTGA
- a CDS encoding NAD(P)H-dependent oxidoreductase translates to MSYQIIEELNRRYTTKKYDETRRIAPQDLEVALEALRLSASSINSQPWKFIVIESDEAKQRLHDSFANKHQFNQPHAKEASHTILFAYDPHFTKEKYRKRVDVEVSSGHLPPELYDSMLGAYAFAEANTDKNGFNGHWTKAQTYLALGNTLHTLARLGIDSTTMEGVDPELIGELFKEELDGYVCEVALAMGYYKEGEDFNHGRPKARMPAEDVIVVL, encoded by the coding sequence ATGTCTTATCAAATCATAGAAGAACTGAACCGCAGATATACGACCAAAAAGTACGACGAAACCAGGCGGATAGCCCCGCAAGACCTGGAAGTCGCATTAGAAGCCCTGCGCCTTTCAGCCTCGTCCATAAATTCACAACCCTGGAAGTTTATCGTTATTGAAAGCGATGAAGCGAAACAGCGCCTGCATGATTCTTTCGCCAACAAGCACCAGTTTAACCAGCCGCATGCCAAAGAGGCGTCACACACGATCCTCTTTGCCTATGATCCACACTTCACTAAGGAGAAATACCGGAAACGAGTGGATGTCGAAGTTTCATCCGGCCACCTGCCGCCTGAACTGTACGACAGCATGCTCGGTGCCTACGCGTTTGCAGAGGCCAATACCGACAAGAACGGTTTCAACGGTCACTGGACAAAGGCACAGACGTACCTGGCGCTGGGAAATACGCTACACACCCTGGCCCGCCTGGGCATTGACTCAACGACCATGGAAGGTGTGGATCCTGAACTGATCGGTGAGCTTTTCAAGGAGGAACTCGATGGCTACGTATGTGAAGTCGCACTGGCCATGGGGTACTACAAAGAGGGTGAAGACTTCAACCACGGACGCCCCAAGGCCCGCATGCCGGCCGAAGACGTGATTGTCGTTCTGTAA